The Candidatus Nanohalovita haloferacivicina region GCTTTATTTCATGACTTCGAGGCCGAGGTCGTTTACGTCTCCTTTTACCTCGGTTTCTTCCTCTTCTTCGAGTTCTCCGAGGACGTAAGGTGATTTCACGCCTGTGATGATGGAGATGACTTGAAGCTTTCCTTTGAGGTCGTCTCTGATTCTTGCACCCCAGATGACTTGTGCGGAGCGGTCGAGTTTTTCTGTGACTAGTTGTCCTACGTCGTTGATTTCGTTGAGTGTGAGGTCTTCGCCTCCTGCTACATGCAGTAGTGCTCCGTTTGCTCCGTCGAACTCCACGTCGAGTAGCGGGTTGGATAGTGCTTCGTGGATTGCTTCCTTTCCTTTGTTGTTTGTGTCTGACTCTCCGTATCCTACTACTGCTACTCCTCCTTCGTTCATCACTGCCTGGACGTCTGCGTAGTCAAGGTTGACTAGTGACGGCTTGGAGATTGTTTCTGTGATTCCCTTGATCATCGTGGTGATCAGTTCGTCGGCTACCCCGAATGCCTGATCGAGAGGCATATCGCCTGCAATATCAAGCAGTTTGTCGTTTTCAATTACGATTGCTGTGTCTACGTGCTGTCTTAGTTTGTAGAGGCCGTCTTCTGCCTTGCTCATTCTTGCGCCTTCGATTGAGAATGGCATTGTGACGGTTCCTATTACTATGCAGTCTTCTTTCTTTGCGATCTCTGCAAGAACTGGTGCTGCGCCTGTACCTGTTCCTCCTCCCATTCCTGCGGTGAGGAAGACCATGTCAGCTTCTTTGAATAGTGATC contains the following coding sequences:
- the ftsZ gene encoding cell division protein FtsZ, whose protein sequence is MESIIDNTPDSQNEGQNATENLDDVKDARILVVGVGGAGNNQVTRIQNKEVEGADTVAINTDKQHLEMASADRKILVGKDLTRGLGAGGKPEKGARSAEENRAELRSLFKEADMVFLTAGMGGGTGTGAAPVLAEIAKKEDCIVIGTVTMPFSIEGARMSKAEDGLYKLRQHVDTAIVIENDKLLDIAGDMPLDQAFGVADELITTMIKGITETISKPSLVNLDYADVQAVMNEGGVAVVGYGESDTNNKGKEAIHEALSNPLLDVEFDGANGALLHVAGGEDLTLNEINDVGQLVTEKLDRSAQVIWGARIRDDLKGKLQVISIITGVKSPYVLGELEEEEETEVKGDVNDLGLEVMK